The proteins below come from a single Faecalibaculum rodentium genomic window:
- a CDS encoding AAA domain-containing protein — translation MKDYINQRCTHIRYGSGTIISQNSKIIEVIFDDIGEKKKFAYPSCFEKFITLVDSEVQLAAKSQAAELENQNLQQAKRREEEKRAQQFRERHEDELKEMFDIPQYETLSSFSNHFKSLVLDEIQSVRMHPKRKYKLRDGRLIKRQGGEYIYSYDLEDNLQLPEDQVINLYISANGIYIVNDFARVISCEDFEITFSTLVDLSANLKVLEISSSLTWLLEATVERLEELSESHSPIATELVTAGKKHIINDNSLICIGQDTAREMATHQQITFIWGPPGTGKTEVLARIGSDHLKQNHRILLVSTANTAVDGAALRLIRMGDKDSFSPGQIIRYGFPKDRAVTEHPYLWVQTLLETRYPEVFARKKKLIELRKDASNTDDHIKAELSKINLYIKELTAGIVENAQFIATSIAKAKTDKLICKPGNFDVVIFDEISMALIPEVAILANLCKKTFIGIGDFRQLAPIAQSGEIHNELISDMFNYCGIHQAVDSGCSHEWLCMLDTQYRMHRDIATFISRSSYKNKLKTATGISEKRIIGIESKPLSGFPVGILDLSGMMTVCRQTAEKSRFNILSAFISVIQIIQAKECVTLGIITPYNAQSRLLKAITRDLEDNGFEKSLLECSTVHSFQGSEKDIILFDLVECYLMPSPGVLVTGITNGTANRLFNVAMSRAKCKFICVANLLYLSRKKLSRKLALTDFIHRLKSEAYTPEMYLNTAFTDYYGFSIFTDSRSATRRFFQDIKSAKKTVYLDIPDPINKRNSYSPLVEVLFDYRDHVKTTIRAQNVENLPEEFQKLKPIEDRYNPRDPIAIIDDHILWYGQPLTDSAFLIGDKVEPALYRPIIRFTGKHTIALLYDFLHIE, via the coding sequence ATGAAGGATTATATTAATCAAAGATGCACTCACATACGTTACGGTTCTGGAACCATTATCAGCCAAAATTCAAAAATAATTGAAGTAATATTCGATGATATTGGTGAAAAAAAGAAATTTGCGTATCCCTCATGCTTTGAAAAGTTTATAACTTTAGTCGATTCGGAGGTGCAATTAGCGGCTAAAAGTCAGGCAGCAGAATTGGAGAATCAGAATTTACAGCAAGCCAAAAGACGAGAAGAGGAGAAAAGAGCTCAACAGTTTCGAGAGCGTCATGAGGATGAATTGAAAGAAATGTTTGATATTCCTCAATATGAAACTTTATCGAGTTTTTCCAACCATTTTAAATCATTGGTTTTAGACGAAATTCAAAGCGTACGAATGCATCCCAAGCGAAAGTATAAACTGAGGGATGGGAGGCTTATAAAACGGCAGGGTGGAGAGTACATTTATTCTTATGACTTGGAGGATAATCTTCAGCTTCCTGAAGATCAGGTAATTAATTTGTATATCAGTGCAAATGGAATATATATAGTTAATGATTTTGCTCGGGTCATTTCCTGCGAAGACTTCGAAATCACATTCAGTACTCTTGTAGATTTATCAGCTAATCTGAAGGTATTGGAAATCTCTTCGAGCCTGACGTGGCTATTGGAAGCTACAGTTGAACGACTTGAAGAATTAAGTGAGAGCCATTCTCCTATTGCTACAGAATTGGTTACTGCTGGAAAAAAACACATCATCAATGATAATTCGTTGATATGTATAGGGCAGGATACAGCAAGAGAAATGGCAACTCATCAACAAATAACATTTATTTGGGGGCCGCCAGGAACTGGAAAAACTGAGGTACTTGCACGAATTGGGAGTGATCATTTGAAACAAAATCATCGAATTCTCCTAGTTTCTACAGCCAATACTGCGGTTGATGGAGCAGCCTTACGACTGATACGGATGGGCGACAAAGATAGTTTTTCCCCAGGCCAAATTATCCGGTATGGGTTTCCCAAAGATCGTGCAGTCACCGAACACCCGTATTTATGGGTACAAACACTTCTGGAAACCAGATATCCTGAAGTATTTGCCAGGAAAAAGAAACTGATAGAGTTGCGTAAAGATGCATCCAATACAGATGATCATATAAAAGCAGAACTTAGCAAAATAAATCTATACATTAAAGAGTTGACAGCCGGTATTGTGGAAAATGCACAGTTTATAGCTACATCTATAGCCAAAGCTAAAACGGACAAACTAATTTGCAAACCAGGAAACTTCGATGTAGTGATTTTCGATGAAATTTCTATGGCATTGATTCCGGAAGTTGCAATCCTTGCAAACTTATGTAAGAAAACGTTCATTGGAATCGGTGATTTCCGGCAGCTGGCTCCTATTGCTCAATCTGGAGAAATACATAATGAATTAATCAGTGACATGTTTAACTATTGCGGTATCCATCAAGCTGTGGATAGTGGCTGCAGTCATGAATGGTTATGTATGCTGGATACACAATATAGAATGCATAGGGATATTGCGACTTTCATTTCTCGAAGCTCATATAAAAATAAGCTCAAAACAGCAACTGGGATTAGTGAAAAACGAATAATAGGAATAGAATCTAAGCCGTTATCAGGATTTCCAGTTGGGATTCTTGATTTATCAGGAATGATGACTGTATGTAGACAAACAGCCGAAAAATCAAGATTCAATATATTATCTGCTTTTATTTCTGTTATACAGATTATTCAGGCAAAAGAATGTGTTACATTGGGAATCATTACTCCATATAATGCACAATCGAGATTGTTGAAGGCCATTACACGTGATTTAGAAGATAATGGCTTTGAAAAATCATTATTAGAGTGCAGTACAGTACATAGCTTTCAGGGGTCTGAAAAAGACATAATACTGTTTGATTTGGTTGAATGCTACCTAATGCCTAGTCCAGGGGTTCTTGTAACCGGTATAACAAATGGAACCGCCAATCGGCTGTTTAATGTAGCTATGTCACGAGCTAAATGCAAATTTATCTGTGTAGCAAATTTGCTCTATTTGAGCAGAAAAAAGTTAAGCCGAAAGCTGGCGTTAACTGATTTCATTCATCGACTAAAATCAGAAGCGTATACCCCAGAAATGTACCTTAATACAGCTTTTACAGATTATTATGGTTTTTCAATTTTCACTGATTCCCGGTCTGCAACCAGACGATTCTTTCAGGACATAAAAAGCGCAAAGAAAACTGTGTATCTGGATATCCCGGATCCTATAAATAAAAGAAATTCATATAGTCCGCTTGTCGAGGTACTTTTCGACTATAGAGATCATGTGAAAACTACTATACGAGCCCAAAATGTCGAGAATCTTCCGGAAGAGTTTCAAAAACTGAAGCCTATTGAAGATCGATATAATCCAAGAGACCCGATTGCAATTATTGATGATCATATTCTTTGGTATGGACAGCCTTTGACGGACTCGGCCTTCCTCATAGGCGATAAAGTAGAACCTGCTTTATACAGGCCTATAATTCGATTCACAGGGAAGCATACAATTGCCCTTCTTTATGATTTTCTCCATATCGAGTAA
- a CDS encoding fructose bisphosphate aldolase, whose amino-acid sequence MNQKQLERMSDGQGFIAALDQSGGSSPKALERYGITSDAWKTDEEMYDLMHEMRTRMMKSPSFDSRILGAILFENTMDRQVDGKDTADFLWEEKGVIPFLKVDKGLEPEKDGVQLMKPIPNLAQTLEKAKGKHIFGTKMRSVIHAANPKGIEEIVRQQFEIGKQIADAGLVPILEPEVDITIADKAEAEDLLLKDIQKELEKLPADTKIMLKLSIPTKPGLYTELMKDPHVVRIVALSGGYSRKEANELLKKNPGLIASFSRALSEGLNANQTEEAFDKMMDDSIQSIYEASIA is encoded by the coding sequence ATGAACCAGAAACAGCTTGAACGTATGTCCGACGGCCAGGGCTTCATTGCGGCACTCGACCAGTCCGGCGGCAGCTCCCCGAAGGCACTGGAACGCTACGGAATCACATCGGATGCCTGGAAAACCGACGAGGAAATGTATGATCTCATGCATGAAATGCGGACCCGCATGATGAAGTCCCCGTCCTTTGACAGCCGGATCCTGGGAGCGATCCTGTTTGAAAACACCATGGACCGTCAGGTGGACGGAAAAGACACCGCGGACTTCCTGTGGGAAGAAAAAGGCGTCATCCCGTTCCTGAAAGTCGACAAGGGGCTGGAGCCGGAGAAAGACGGCGTGCAGCTCATGAAACCCATCCCCAATCTGGCCCAGACGCTGGAGAAGGCAAAGGGCAAGCACATTTTCGGAACCAAGATGCGTTCTGTGATCCACGCCGCCAACCCGAAGGGCATCGAGGAAATCGTCAGGCAGCAGTTTGAGATCGGAAAACAGATTGCCGATGCAGGGCTGGTGCCCATTCTGGAACCCGAGGTGGACATCACCATTGCGGACAAAGCCGAAGCCGAGGACCTTCTCCTGAAGGACATCCAGAAAGAACTGGAAAAGCTGCCGGCAGACACAAAGATCATGCTGAAGCTGTCCATCCCCACGAAACCCGGTCTCTACACAGAACTCATGAAGGATCCCCATGTTGTCCGGATCGTGGCTCTTTCCGGCGGCTACTCCCGCAAGGAAGCCAACGAGCTGCTGAAGAAGAACCCCGGCCTGATTGCCAGCTTCTCCAGGGCACTGTCCGAGGGGCTGAACGCAAATCAGACAGAGGAAGCCTTCGACAAAATGATGGACGACAGCATCCAGTCGATCTACGAAGCATCCATTGCGTAG
- a CDS encoding DUF362 domain-containing protein: MEKSKVYFTSDTNRDALVKLYDKLGKELKGNVAVKLHTGERGNQNFLRPEFVKPLVDKVNGTVVECNTAYGHDMGGHRFNTMEHEQVLKEHGWSENFDVEILDAAGPDMVLEVPNGLRIQENYVGKDLNKYNSMLVLSHFKGHPMGGFGGALKQLSIGVASTAGKCWIHSVGQSRDMKDCWEKPVEQDQFLEAMADAAESVHDYFKDNIVYVNVLKNLSVDCDCCHVAEDPCMKDIGVMISTDPVAIDQACVDMVFNSKDPGRDHFVERVESRNGRHTIEAAEKLGFGSRDYELINIDEE, translated from the coding sequence ATGGAAAAATCAAAGGTTTATTTTACAAGCGATACCAACCGGGATGCTCTTGTGAAGCTGTATGACAAACTGGGCAAAGAGCTCAAGGGCAACGTGGCCGTCAAACTGCACACCGGTGAACGCGGGAACCAGAACTTCCTGCGTCCTGAATTCGTCAAGCCGCTGGTCGACAAAGTGAATGGTACGGTCGTGGAGTGCAATACAGCCTACGGCCATGACATGGGCGGTCACCGCTTCAACACCATGGAACACGAGCAGGTTCTGAAGGAACACGGCTGGAGTGAAAACTTCGATGTGGAGATCCTGGATGCAGCCGGTCCCGACATGGTGCTGGAAGTGCCCAACGGTCTGCGAATCCAGGAAAACTATGTCGGAAAAGACCTGAACAAGTACAACTCCATGCTGGTGCTGTCCCACTTCAAGGGCCACCCCATGGGCGGATTCGGCGGCGCCCTGAAACAGCTGTCCATTGGCGTGGCCTCCACGGCCGGCAAGTGCTGGATCCACTCCGTCGGACAGTCAAGGGATATGAAGGACTGCTGGGAAAAGCCCGTGGAACAGGATCAGTTCCTGGAAGCGATGGCGGATGCGGCAGAATCCGTGCATGACTACTTCAAGGACAACATCGTATATGTGAACGTCCTGAAGAACCTGTCCGTGGACTGCGACTGCTGCCACGTGGCGGAGGATCCCTGCATGAAGGACATCGGTGTGATGATTTCCACCGATCCTGTGGCCATCGACCAGGCATGTGTGGACATGGTCTTCAACTCCAAGGACCCGGGCCGCGACCACTTTGTGGAACGCGTGGAATCCAGAAACGGCCGTCACACCATAGAAGCGGCAGAAAAACTGGGATTCGGTTCCAGGGACTATGAGCTGATCAACATCGACGAAGAGTAG
- a CDS encoding nitroreductase family protein, with product MTFEETLTSRRSIRRYKAEPVSREDIDACLQAAILAPSWKNSQTPRFYVVQSPEIRKQVNQEGLAPFNADNAENAAVLVVITFVRDKSGWGNDGAPANEGGNGWGWFDLGLACENFCLQAANLGLGTLIMGIRDAHALKRILGIPENEIVGPVVSLGHPDIDPVMPTRHSLVDAAKFL from the coding sequence ATGACCTTTGAAGAAACACTGACCTCCCGCCGCAGCATCCGCCGCTACAAGGCTGAACCCGTCAGCCGGGAAGACATCGATGCCTGTCTCCAGGCGGCGATTCTGGCGCCATCCTGGAAGAACTCCCAGACCCCGCGGTTTTATGTCGTGCAGAGTCCTGAGATCCGGAAGCAGGTGAATCAGGAAGGACTGGCTCCTTTCAACGCGGACAATGCGGAAAATGCAGCCGTGCTGGTGGTCATTACCTTTGTCCGGGACAAGTCCGGATGGGGCAATGACGGAGCACCCGCCAATGAAGGCGGCAATGGCTGGGGCTGGTTCGATCTTGGGCTGGCCTGCGAAAATTTCTGTCTGCAGGCAGCGAATCTGGGGCTTGGCACTCTGATCATGGGAATCCGGGATGCCCATGCCCTGAAGCGGATCCTGGGAATCCCGGAAAATGAAATTGTGGGACCGGTCGTGTCGCTGGGTCACCCGGACATCGATCCGGTGATGCCGACCCGTCATTCCCTGGTGGATGCGGCGAAGTTTCTGTAA
- a CDS encoding YitT family protein, producing the protein MILEQFLSPQGIRDKRMRFVASLLMIVASSLLQTYVIQTFMDPCDLLSSGFTGVAILLNRIAGLVGFDFSTSLGILLLNIPAAMFCAGKISKRFVFLSCVQFTLTSLFLEVLHFPPLFDEMILNVIFGGFLYGFVSVIALKADGSTGGTDFIAMYVSERFHRGIWEYVFAFNVLILLIFGSMFGWAAAGYSILFQLISTQTISRYYHRYSQILVEITTKDPEQVAKQFKTYFRHGMTVIPAYGAYSQSNFFLCKSIVSSYEEREVIGRIREVDPECITYTHKVDHFYGRFYRRPIE; encoded by the coding sequence ATGATATTGGAACAGTTTCTCTCTCCACAGGGAATTCGGGACAAACGTATGCGGTTTGTCGCCTCGCTGCTCATGATTGTAGCCAGTTCCCTGCTCCAGACCTATGTGATACAGACCTTCATGGACCCCTGTGACCTGCTGTCCAGCGGCTTCACCGGGGTGGCCATTCTTCTCAACCGGATCGCCGGGCTGGTGGGATTCGATTTTTCCACCTCCCTGGGTATTCTTCTGCTGAACATCCCCGCCGCAATGTTCTGCGCCGGAAAGATCTCCAAGCGCTTTGTATTCCTTTCCTGTGTTCAGTTCACCCTGACATCCCTGTTTCTGGAAGTGCTGCACTTCCCGCCGCTGTTCGATGAAATGATCCTGAATGTCATCTTCGGCGGCTTCCTCTACGGATTTGTCTCCGTCATTGCCCTGAAAGCAGACGGATCCACCGGCGGCACCGACTTCATAGCCATGTATGTGTCCGAACGCTTCCACCGCGGGATCTGGGAATACGTCTTCGCCTTCAACGTGCTGATCCTGCTGATCTTCGGCAGCATGTTCGGCTGGGCAGCCGCCGGCTACTCCATTCTCTTCCAGCTGATTTCCACCCAGACCATCTCCCGGTACTACCACCGGTATTCCCAGATCCTGGTGGAAATCACCACAAAGGACCCGGAACAGGTGGCAAAGCAGTTCAAGACCTATTTCCGCCACGGTATGACGGTGATCCCGGCTTACGGTGCCTACAGCCAGAGCAATTTCTTCCTGTGCAAATCCATTGTTTCCAGCTACGAAGAGCGGGAAGTCATCGGCCGGATCCGGGAAGTGGATCCGGAATGCATCACCTATACCCACAAGGTGGATCACTTTTACGGCCGGTTCTACCGTCGGCCCATCGAGTAG
- a CDS encoding BglG family transcription antiterminator, protein MNARQEKIIELLRESGGWMKGKDIALVMGVSTRTIRNDVETINASLTGAAIESSFQLGYHLKTQEAPVSRAKSVIPQTPEERRSFILKQLLRHRDININDLPEKVCVSLFTIESDLRVIRQWLADSSDLHLESGRNRIRLVGDEAAKRRLYKFLLSQEVEENFLNMDTLNELYPDFDLTEIRDLLAECEKRHGIEIRETAQSMVLMHVGIALTRVLNFNPMERVEALKDLQETPQYLAAREFWDKIARRFQVTAPEPEISQLALLFMGKGSGNYYKADTIPVNGKDISLEDLTTAMLEEVRKLYGVDLTTDSKLQEGLSLHLRGLLLRLRDRTQVDNVYLEELRWRFPLIYDMGVTASRKLHEILGIQLDPNEIGFLALHLGAAYTIHRKPSKYRAVVVFPSDQALATVVIEKIRRQFQDRMDVVAVLDAYEKKRVEDLNPDLILTTLPLDHGLNVPTVQLSVFYSQENESQIFQQLNRLDKNRQKDIFQHRIRELIKPEYFLETLDASDSEDVIRKMCQPLVKAGCIPPEYADAVLEREGYAPTSFAAGFALPHALNVTIRESAISVAHLDHPLQWGDHSVDFVLLLAIREEDRELLGIFFDWWIQIISDPLRFGLLKEKNGYAAFVQAILEEK, encoded by the coding sequence TTGAACGCGAGACAGGAAAAAATCATTGAACTTCTCCGGGAAAGCGGAGGCTGGATGAAAGGCAAAGACATTGCCCTGGTCATGGGTGTGAGCACCCGCACCATCCGCAATGACGTGGAAACCATCAACGCTTCGCTCACCGGTGCCGCCATCGAATCATCCTTTCAGCTGGGTTACCATCTGAAGACTCAGGAGGCTCCGGTCTCCCGCGCCAAGTCCGTCATTCCCCAGACACCGGAAGAGCGGCGCAGTTTCATCCTCAAGCAGCTGCTGCGGCACCGGGATATCAACATCAACGATTTGCCGGAGAAAGTCTGCGTGAGTCTGTTCACCATTGAAAGCGACCTGCGGGTCATCCGCCAGTGGCTTGCGGATTCCTCCGACCTGCATCTGGAAAGCGGGCGCAACCGGATTCGGCTGGTGGGGGACGAAGCGGCCAAGCGCCGTCTGTACAAGTTCCTGTTGTCACAGGAGGTCGAGGAAAACTTCCTCAACATGGATACCCTCAATGAGCTGTATCCGGACTTCGACCTGACGGAAATCCGGGACCTTCTCGCGGAGTGCGAAAAACGCCACGGGATCGAGATCCGGGAAACCGCACAGTCCATGGTGCTTATGCACGTCGGCATTGCCCTGACCCGGGTGCTGAACTTCAATCCCATGGAACGGGTGGAGGCTCTGAAAGACCTGCAGGAAACCCCGCAGTACCTGGCGGCCCGGGAGTTCTGGGACAAGATCGCCCGGCGCTTCCAGGTCACGGCGCCGGAGCCGGAAATCAGCCAGCTGGCACTGCTCTTCATGGGCAAGGGCAGCGGCAACTACTACAAAGCCGACACCATTCCCGTCAACGGAAAGGATATCTCCCTGGAGGACCTGACCACCGCCATGCTTGAGGAAGTCCGGAAGCTCTACGGCGTGGATCTGACCACAGACAGCAAGCTCCAGGAAGGGCTGTCCCTGCATCTGCGGGGGCTGCTCCTGCGCCTTCGGGACAGGACACAGGTCGACAACGTCTATCTGGAGGAACTGCGGTGGCGGTTTCCGCTGATCTATGATATGGGCGTCACGGCTTCCCGCAAGCTGCATGAGATCCTGGGCATTCAGCTGGATCCCAATGAAATCGGGTTCCTTGCCCTGCACCTGGGTGCGGCCTATACCATTCACCGCAAGCCCAGCAAATACCGGGCCGTGGTGGTGTTCCCGAGCGACCAGGCCCTGGCAACGGTGGTCATCGAAAAGATCCGCCGGCAGTTCCAGGACCGCATGGACGTTGTGGCAGTGCTCGATGCCTATGAGAAGAAACGCGTGGAGGACCTGAACCCGGATCTGATCCTGACGACCCTCCCCCTGGACCACGGACTGAACGTGCCCACGGTCCAGCTCTCGGTGTTCTATTCCCAGGAAAACGAAAGCCAGATCTTCCAGCAGCTCAACCGTCTGGACAAGAACAGACAGAAGGACATTTTTCAGCACCGGATCCGGGAGCTGATCAAACCCGAGTATTTCCTGGAAACCCTGGACGCCAGTGACAGCGAAGATGTCATCCGCAAGATGTGCCAGCCGCTGGTGAAAGCCGGATGCATTCCCCCGGAATACGCCGATGCGGTTCTCGAGCGGGAAGGCTATGCACCGACGTCCTTTGCTGCAGGCTTTGCCCTGCCCCATGCGCTGAATGTCACCATCCGGGAATCGGCGATTTCCGTGGCACACCTGGATCACCCCCTGCAGTGGGGGGATCATTCTGTGGACTTTGTCCTGCTGCTGGCCATACGGGAGGAAGACCGGGAACTGCTCGGGATCTTCTTTGACTGGTGGATCCAGATCATCAGCGATCCGCTGCGATTCGGCCTTCTGAAGGAAAAGAACGGCTACGCCGCCTTTGTGCAGGCGATACTGGAGGAAAAGTGA
- a CDS encoding RDD family protein, protein MYWKLKYLTFLDHEPCAVNDGKRLMAYLVDWFLSGLCLSLPMCLAWMMATKDLDQMEKVNVFRLASVIGDGPALAAAAAGLLLFLWYMVWVPWKVKPGQTPGKRMMGIAMARKDGNPLDLKTLLLRQVIGILLMEGTLYNGSGLLQDMLSLGTGLNFTGILLYVTLALTIVSLLAAFMAGSRRMIHDYLAGTVLVPVEEDRPDQMI, encoded by the coding sequence ATGTATTGGAAACTGAAATATCTGACCTTTCTCGATCATGAGCCCTGTGCCGTGAACGACGGCAAGCGCCTGATGGCGTATCTCGTGGACTGGTTCCTTTCCGGGCTGTGCCTGAGCCTGCCCATGTGTCTGGCCTGGATGATGGCCACAAAGGACCTGGATCAGATGGAGAAAGTGAATGTCTTCCGCCTGGCGTCCGTCATTGGCGACGGACCGGCCCTGGCTGCAGCCGCAGCGGGTCTGCTGCTGTTTCTGTGGTACATGGTGTGGGTTCCCTGGAAGGTGAAACCCGGGCAGACACCGGGGAAGCGGATGATGGGCATTGCCATGGCCCGCAAGGACGGAAACCCCCTGGATCTGAAGACGCTTCTGCTTCGGCAGGTCATCGGGATCCTTCTGATGGAAGGGACGCTCTACAACGGATCCGGACTGCTCCAGGACATGCTCTCGCTGGGCACCGGCCTGAACTTTACCGGCATTCTGCTGTATGTGACCCTCGCGCTCACGATTGTGAGCCTGCTGGCTGCCTTCATGGCTGGAAGCCGGCGCATGATCCACGATTACCTGGCTGGAACCGTGCTTGTTCCTGTGGAAGAAGACCGGCCGGACCAGATGATCTGA
- a CDS encoding PTS lactose/cellobiose transporter subunit IIA yields MDNLELICFQMISNAGMAKSTFVEAMQEAEAGNFDAAQAKIEEGKNFLVTGHGVHAGLIQKEAAGEKTDLTLLLMHAEDQLLSCETLEIMAERFLAQAKRLAALEAAASQQ; encoded by the coding sequence ATGGACAACCTTGAACTGATTTGTTTTCAGATGATTTCCAACGCCGGCATGGCCAAGAGCACATTCGTGGAAGCCATGCAGGAAGCCGAAGCAGGCAACTTTGATGCTGCGCAGGCCAAGATCGAGGAAGGAAAGAACTTCCTGGTGACAGGTCACGGAGTACACGCCGGCCTGATTCAGAAGGAAGCCGCGGGAGAAAAGACGGACCTGACGCTGCTGCTCATGCACGCAGAAGACCAGCTGCTGTCCTGCGAGACCCTGGAGATCATGGCTGAGCGTTTCCTCGCCCAGGCAAAGCGTCTGGCTGCCCTGGAAGCCGCTGCTTCCCAGCAGTAG
- a CDS encoding PTS sugar transporter subunit IIB, with protein MKKIYLFCSAGMSTSMLANAMQQSADSHNLPLSVKAFPHNKLGEIIDNDRPDCILLGPQVKYMLKETEDKYGKEGIPIAVIDAGDYGMMNGEKVLKSAIVLMKKAKNK; from the coding sequence ATGAAAAAAATCTACCTGTTCTGCTCTGCAGGCATGTCGACTTCCATGCTGGCCAACGCCATGCAGCAGAGTGCCGACAGTCACAACCTGCCGCTGTCTGTCAAGGCGTTCCCGCACAACAAGCTGGGGGAGATCATTGACAACGACCGTCCGGACTGCATCCTGCTCGGCCCCCAGGTCAAGTACATGCTGAAGGAAACCGAAGACAAGTACGGCAAGGAAGGCATCCCCATCGCGGTGATCGATGCCGGTGACTACGGCATGATGAACGGTGAAAAGGTCCTGAAGTCCGCCATCGTTCTGATGAAGAAAGCAAAAAACAAGTAA
- a CDS encoding PTS sugar transporter subunit IIC has protein sequence MMDKLEKVLMPMASAIGRNKFLIAIRDGFLVSTPLLIAGSIFLLLANFPIEAWTNFVENCMIGEFSLASLLSKCSDATFSIMAVFATMGIGYTMAREEGSTPIFGAAVALMAWFILMPFQFNANISSLMDATGAAVNIPEGANAVVGGLQFGWLGSKGLFVGIIAAICSVELYSWVERKGWVIKMPAGVPPTVVQSFSALIPATIVMTTFFLINMIFAACGTNAFDFIFKFLQTPLLGLGDTLGAMVVAYIFLHLFWFFGINGGSVVGAVFNPILQTLALENLDLYRAVGPEGYTVANGAHIISQQFQDLFATFGGAGSTLSLLIAMLLFCKSRRIKELGKLSLVPGIFGINEPIIFGLPVVLNPMILIPFILVPTMNIVLSYLAMAMGLFPPCNGINIPWTMPVVFSGFLSTNWMGALFQIGLLILGVFVYLPFIKIMDKQYLEEEQKAAEAGEEEEIDLDDLSLDDL, from the coding sequence ATGATGGACAAACTTGAAAAAGTCCTGATGCCCATGGCCTCCGCCATTGGTCGGAACAAGTTTCTGATCGCGATCCGTGACGGTTTCCTGGTATCAACCCCCCTTCTGATTGCAGGATCGATTTTCCTGCTGCTCGCCAACTTCCCGATCGAGGCATGGACCAACTTCGTTGAAAACTGCATGATCGGCGAATTCTCCCTGGCATCCCTGCTCTCCAAGTGCTCCGATGCGACATTCTCCATCATGGCAGTGTTTGCCACCATGGGCATCGGCTACACCATGGCCCGTGAAGAAGGCTCCACTCCGATCTTCGGTGCTGCTGTTGCGCTGATGGCCTGGTTCATCCTGATGCCCTTCCAGTTCAACGCAAACATCTCCAGCCTGATGGATGCCACAGGGGCTGCTGTCAACATTCCCGAAGGCGCCAATGCCGTAGTCGGCGGTCTGCAGTTCGGCTGGCTGGGTTCCAAGGGTCTGTTCGTGGGCATCATTGCCGCAATCTGCTCCGTGGAACTGTACAGCTGGGTTGAGCGCAAGGGCTGGGTCATCAAAATGCCCGCCGGTGTTCCTCCCACGGTCGTTCAGTCCTTCTCCGCTCTGATTCCCGCAACGATCGTCATGACGACGTTCTTCCTGATCAACATGATTTTCGCTGCCTGCGGAACGAACGCCTTTGACTTCATCTTCAAGTTCCTGCAGACACCCCTGCTGGGTCTGGGTGACACACTGGGTGCCATGGTTGTGGCTTACATCTTCCTGCACCTGTTCTGGTTCTTCGGCATCAACGGCGGATCTGTTGTCGGTGCGGTATTCAACCCCATCCTGCAGACTCTGGCTCTGGAAAACCTGGATCTCTACCGTGCAGTGGGTCCGGAAGGCTACACCGTTGCCAACGGCGCACACATCATTTCCCAGCAGTTCCAGGACCTGTTCGCCACCTTCGGCGGTGCCGGTTCCACGCTGTCTTTGCTGATTGCCATGCTGCTGTTCTGTAAATCCCGCCGGATCAAGGAACTGGGCAAGCTGTCTCTGGTTCCGGGTATCTTCGGCATCAACGAACCGATCATCTTCGGTCTGCCCGTTGTGCTGAACCCCATGATCCTGATCCCGTTCATTCTGGTTCCGACCATGAACATCGTGCTGTCCTACCTGGCCATGGCCATGGGTCTGTTCCCTCCCTGCAACGGAATCAACATTCCCTGGACCATGCCGGTGGTATTCTCCGGATTCCTGTCCACCAACTGGATGGGTGCCCTGTTCCAGATTGGCCTGCTGATCCTCGGTGTATTCGTCTACCTGCCGTTCATCAAGATCATGGACAAGCAGTACCTGGAAGAAGAGCAGAAAGCTGCCGAAGCCGGCGAAGAAGAGGAAATCGACCTGGACGACCTGTCTCTGGACGACCTTTAA